One Silene latifolia isolate original U9 population chromosome 4, ASM4854445v1, whole genome shotgun sequence DNA segment encodes these proteins:
- the LOC141653014 gene encoding type I inositol polyphosphate 5-phosphatase 4-like: protein MTEGNSKKSKLSWPKSLVKKWFNIKDKAEDFHADDVIYGGCDEDWRNNLSEREACTIKKSKTERSSRKSSERVRRSKIELDTPPQVTDVQNYRIFVATWNVAGKSPPSHLNLEDWLHTSPPADIYVLGFQEIVPLNAGNVLGTEDNGPARKWLALIRRTLNNLPGATGGYHTPSPVPDPIVELDADFEGSTRQKASAFFHRRSFQSLSRSMRVNNEFSESQPRLDRRFSVCDRAMSGYRVGDYDPCSSDDENPCESPVVTHCSPMSYNYGLFPMDECDSQRGQSRYCLVASKQMVGIFLTVWVRSDLRDDVRNMKVSCVGRGLMGYLGNKGSISISMSLHQTSFCFVCSHLTSGEKEGDELRRNSDVMEILRKTRFPRVQGTGDEYSPQTILEHDRVIWLGDLNYRIALSYRCAKALVEMRNWKALLENDQLRIEQRRGRVFEGWREGKIYFPPTYKYTKNSDRYAGADAHQKQKRRTPAWCDRILWYGKGFRQLSYVRGESRFSDHRPVYSVFLAEVESSQQGRFRKSMSCSSARVEVEELLPYSHGYGGFNFY, encoded by the exons ATGACGGAAGGGAACTCCAAAAAGAGCAAG CTTTCATGGCCCAAGAGTTTGGTAAAGAAATGGTTCAACATCAAGGATAAAGCTGAAGACTTTCATGCAGATGATGTAATTTATGGAG GTTGTGATGAAGATTGGAGAAACAATTTATCAGAGAGAGAGGCATGCACTATTAAGAAAAGCAAAACAG AAAGATCAAGCAGAAAAAGTTCGGAACGTGTCCGCCGCAGTAAAATCGAATTAGATACACCACCTCAAGTCACAGATGTGCAAAACTATAG AATCTTTGTAGCAACATGGAATGTGGCAGGGAAATCCCCACCTAGTCATTTGAATCTGGAAGACTGGCTTCATACATCACCTCCTGCTGATATCTATGTTCTAGG CTTTCAAGAAATTGTCCCTTTGAATGCTGGCAATGTCTTGGGCACAGAAGACAATGGGCCAGCAAGAAAGTGGCTAGCTCTAATTAGAAGAACTCTAAACAATCTACCTGGTGCAACTGGTGGTTATCATACACCTTCACCGGTTCCTGACCCTATTGTCGAGTTAGATGCCGATTTTGAGGGATCAACAAGGCAAAAGGCCTCGGCTTTTTTCCATCGGAGATCATTTCAGTCACTCAGCCGAAGCATGAGAGTCAATAATGAATTTTCTGAATCTCAACCACGGCTTGATAGAAGATTCAGTGTCTGTGACCGGGCAATGTCCGGATACAGGGTTGGTGATTATGATCCTTGTTCCTCAGATGATGAAAACCCATGTGAATCACCAGTTGTTACTCATTGCTCACCTATGTCTTATAATTATGGGTTGTTTCCGATGGACGAGTGTGATAGCCAAAGAGGGCAGTCAAGATATTGCTTGGTTGCAAGCAAGCAAATGGTTGGAATATTTCTCACTGTCTGGGTGAGAAGTGATTTAAGAGATGATGTTCGAAATATGAAGGTATCATGCGTAGGAAGGGGATTAATGGGTTATCTAGGGAACAAG GGCTCTATATCTATCAGCATGTCCTTGCATCAAACGAGCTTTTGTTTCGTCTGTAGCCATCTAACGTCGGGGGAAAAAGAAGGTGATGAGCTAAGAAGAAATTCTGATGTCATGGAAATTTTAAGGAAGACTAGATTTCCCAGAGTTCAGGGCACGGGAGACGAGTATTCTCCACAGACAATTTTGGAGCATGA CCGAGTTATATGGCTTGGTGATTTGAATTACCGGATAGCACTCTCTTACCGATGTGCGAAGGCACTTGTCGAGATGAGGAACTGGAAAGCTTTGCTAGAGAATGACCAG CTCCGGATAGAGCAAAGACGGGGACGAGTCTTTGAGGGATGGAGAGAGGGGAAAATTTATTTTCCTCCTACCTACAAGTATACAAAAAACTCAGACAGATATGCTGGCGCTGATGCTCATCAGAAACAAAAGCGAAGGACTCCTGCATG GTGTGATCGCATCTTGTGGTATGGAAAAGGCTTTCGCCAACTATCTTATGTTCGTGGAGAATCTAGGTTCTCGGATCACAGGCCAGTTTATAGTGTCTTTCTGGCAGAGGTAGAGTCTAGCCAACAAGGCAGGTTCAGGAAAAGCATGAGTTGCTCTAGTGCTCGGGTTGAAGTTGAAGAGCTATTACCCTACTCACATGGATACGGAGGATTCAATTTCTACTAA
- the LOC141653015 gene encoding serine/threonine-protein kinase 52-like produces MDSRSNEGDGSVIGNENAEPPENPNSNGTDVGNRSETNSYVRADRIDFRNWDVIYSRGYSRELETNTNKAEWEIDLAKLDLKNVIAHGTYGSVYKAVYDGQDVAVKVLDWGEDGMATARETTDLRNAFRKRSSFWNKLDHPNVTKFIGASMGTSNLTIPVNSSSNGGRDAKPSRACCVVVEYVAGGTLKQYLFSNRRKKLAIKVVIQLALDLSRGLSYLHSKKIVHRDVKTENMLLDTKRTLKIADFGVARVEAQNPRDMTGETGTLLYMAPEVLDGKPYDRKCDVYSFGICLWETYCCAMPYGHANYSFAELSYAVVQKNFRPEIPRCCPVSLANIMRKCWDANPTKRPNMDEVVKLLEAVDTTKGGGMIPDDQVVQSCFCFGPARGP; encoded by the exons ATGGATTCAAGGAGTAATGAAGGTGATGGAAGTGTAATAGGCAATGAGAATGCTGAGCCACCTGAAAATCCCAATTCCAACGGGACGGATGTCGGGAATAGGAGCGAGACAAATAGTTACGTTCGCGCTGATAGGATTGATTTCAGAAATTGGGATGTCatttatagtcgaggttactctAGAGAGTTGGAGACTAATACAAACAAAGCAGAATGGGAAATTGATTTGGCGAAACTTGATCTAAAGAATGTTATTGCTCATGGCACATATGGTTCTGTTTacaaagctgtttatgatggacagGATGTTGCAG TTAAAGTATTGGATTGGGGTGAGGATGGTATGGCGACAGCTCGTGAAACTACCGATCTTCGTAATGCGTTTCGAAAAAGAAGTTCTTTTTGGAATAAACTTGACCATCCAAATGTAACTAAG TTCATCGGAGCTTCTATGGGAACTTCAAACCTTACCATTCCGGTTAATAGCTCTTCTAACGGTGGTCGCGATGCTAAACCTTCTAGAGCATGTTGTGTCGTCGTTGAGTATGTTGCGGGCGGAACACTAAAACAGTATTTGTTTAGTAATAGGAGGAAGAAACTTGCAATAAAAGTCGTGATCCAACTCGCTTTGGATCTCTCTAGAGG GTTAAGCTACCTCCACTCGAAGAAGATAGTACATCGCGATGTCAAAACAGAGAATATGTTACTAGACACTAAGAGGACATTGAAAATAGCTGATTTTGGTGTTGCTCGAGTTGAAGCACAAAATCCAAGGGACATGACCGGAGAAACCGGTACTCTTTTATATATGGCGCCGGAG GTTCTTGATGGTAAGCCTTATGATCGGAAATGTGATGTCTATAGCTTTGGGATATGCTTGTGGGAAACTTATTGTTGTGCTATGCCTTATGGCCATGCCAATTATAGTTTTGCGGAATTGTCTTATGCCGTGGTTCAAAAG AATTTTAGACCAGAAATACCAAGATGTTGCCCGGTCTCATTAGCGAACATTATGCGTAAATGTTGGGATGCAAACCCAACTAAACGCCCTAATATGGATGAGGTAGTGAAATTACTTGAAGCTGTTGATACAACAAAGGGTGGAGGGATGATCCCCGATGACCAAGTTGTTCAGAGTTGTTTTTGTTTCGGTCCAGCCCGTGGACCATGA
- the LOC141653016 gene encoding FACT complex subunit SSRP1: MADGHLFNNISLSGRGGTNQGQMRVNSGGILWKKQGGGRAVEVDKSNIAGISWMKVPRSNQLGVRSKDGLYYKFIGFRDQDVASLTSFFRSNCGITPEEKQLSVNGHNWGEVDFNGNMLTFLVGSKQAFELSLADVAQTQMQGKNDVLLEFHVDDTTGANEKDSLMEISFHIPNSNTQFVGDENRPSAQVFHDKIMSMADVDAEEAVVTFDGIAILTPRGRYSVELHLSFLRLQGQANDFKIQFSSIVRLFCLPKSNQPHTFVVITLDPPIRKGQTLYPHIVMQFETDYVVESTLSISDELLNTKFKDKLEPSYKGLIHDVFTNILRALSGAKVTRPGKFRSCQDGYAVKSSLKAEDGILYPLEKSFFFLPKPPTLILHEEIDYVEFQRHVVAGSNMHYFDLLVRLRTEQEHLFRNIQRSEYHNLNEFISLKNLKVMNLSDGPGQAEGGVRAALESGDDEPVDPHLNRIKNLADEESDEEDEDFTMDKDDEGSPTDDSGEDDGDDGSDSDGEQERPAKREKKEPSASASKSSSKKPSKDGDDDGSKKRKPKRKKDPNAPKKPLTAFLAFSQAERENIKKEHPGIAFTDVGKALGEKWRSLSAEEKAPYEAKAQVDKTRYNSEKDDYKQSAANVESGNDSGSN, encoded by the exons ATGGCGGACGGTCATCTCTTCAACAACATCTCACTTAGCGGTCGTGGCGGAACT AATCAAGGGCAAATGAGAGTCAATTCAGGGGGGATTTTATGGAAAAAGCAGGGTGGTGGCAGAGCAGTGGAAGTAGATAAAAGTAATATTGCAGGGATTTCCTGGATGAAGGTTCCGAGGTCGAATCAACTTGGTGTTCGGAGTAAAGATGGATTGTACTACAAATTTATTGGTTTTCGTGATCAG GATGTGGCTAGTTTGACCAGTTTTTTCCGAAGCAACTGTGGAATCACCCCAGAAGAAAAACAACTTTCTGTCAATGGCCATAATTGGGGAGAAGTTGATTTCAATG GTAATATGCTGACATTCCTAGTTGGATCGAAACAAGCTTTCGAGCTGTCATTGGCTGATGTCGCACAGACCCAAATGCAAGGGAAAAATGACGTTCTATTGGAGTTTCATGTAGATGATACAACTGGTGCCAATGAG AAAGATTCACTTATGGAGATAAGTTTTCACATACCAAACTCCAACACCCAGTTTGTTGGTGATGAAAATCGTCCTTCTGCACAA GTTTTCCATGATAAGATCATGTCTATGGCCGATGTGGACGCAGAAGAGGCAGTTGTCACATTTGATGGCATCGCCATTCTCACTCCAAG GGGTCGGTACAGCGTTGAACTTCATCTTTCGTTCTTACGTCTCCAAGGACAGGCCAATGACTTTAAGATTCAGTTTAGCAGTATTGTTCGACTTTTTTGTCTTCCTAAG TCAAATCAACCACACACATTTGTTGTTATCACTCTTGATCCTCCGATCCGTAAAGGGCAAACATTATACCCACATATTGTGATGCAG TTCGAGACTGACTATGTAGTTGAAAGCACCTTGTCTATAAGTGATGAACTCTTGAATACCAAGTTCAAGGATAAGTTAGAGCCATCTTACAAG GGACTCATCCATGATGTATTCACAAATATATTACGTGCGTTATCTGGCGCCAAGGTCACTAGGCCAGGAAAATTCCGAAGCTGCCAAGATGGTTATGCGGTGAAGTCATCATTGAAAGCTGAGGATGGAATCCTTTACCCTCTCGAAAAGAGCTTTTTCTTTCTTCCTAAACCACCAACGCTTATTCTTCATGAGGAG ATTGATTATGTGGAGTTTCAGAGGCATGTTGTGGCAGGATCCAACATGCATTACTTTGATCTCCTAGTGAGATTGAGGACTGAACAAGAGCATCTCTTCAGGAACATCCAGAGGAGTGAATATCACAATTTGAACGAATTTATCAG CCTAAAGAACTTGAAAGTGATGAATTTAAGTGATGGTCCGGGACAAGCTGAAGGTGGGGTCAGAGCTGCTCTTGAGAGTGGAGATGATGAGCCTGTTGATCCACATCTTAACAGAATTAAGAATTTAGctgatgaagaaagtgatgaagaG GATGAAGATTTTACTATGGACAAGGATGACGAGGGTTCTCCTACTGATGACTCTGGAGAAGATGACGGTGACGATGGCAGCGATAGCGATGGGGAACAAGAG AGGCCTGctaaaagagagaaaaaggaacCATCGGCATCGGCATCTAAGAGTTCAAGCAAGAAGCCATCCAaagatggagatgatgatgggTCAAAGAAGAGAAAACCTAAAAGAAAGAAGGATCCAAATGCCCCTAAGAAACCACTCACTGCTTTCTTAGCTTTCTCCCAAGCGGAGCGGGAG AATATTAAGAAAGAGCATCCTGGCATTGCCTTCACTGATGTTGGAAAGGCTCTTGGGGAAAAATGGAGGAGCTTGTCAG CTGAAGAGAAAGCACCTTACGAAGCAAAAGCTCAAGTCGACAAAACTCGTTACAATAGTGAAAAAGACGACTATAAGCAATCTGCTGCTAATGTGGAGTCAGGAAATGACTCTGGTAGCAACTAG